One segment of Pristis pectinata isolate sPriPec2 chromosome 3, sPriPec2.1.pri, whole genome shotgun sequence DNA contains the following:
- the f3a gene encoding coagulation factor IIIa yields the protein MDCRVIALGFVILCLHFGPASGTLLKPVTNVKWKSFNFRTTLQWEKTSENVVYTVRLTDKKSDWKKKPECTQMEATSCDLTSLMQNVNATYFAEVLSFDVTITEENEQPPFTKSPEIQLLKDTEIGQASFKIVKNETEIQLTIEDPLTHIRFSNKTPKTLRDIYGPELEYKVFYWKDRTSGKKTKIVKGQVLLMDVDPGFSYCFSIQPYIRSLYKNGQESSFQCTHSSEGFLSDYGLGAYALVGLGVLLILSIFIGITVFLCRRKTVHNIPEANPLTV from the exons ATGGACTGCCGTGTCATTGCTTTGGGATTTGTCATTCTTTGCCTTCACTTTGGGCCCGCTTCAG GCACTTTGTTGAAACCTGTTACTAACGTAAAGTGGAAATCATTCAATTTCCGCACAACACTACAATGGGAAAAGACTTCAGAAAACGTGGTGTACACAGTGAGATTGACTGA CAAGAAATCTGACTGGAAAAAAAAGCCTGAATGTACCCAGATGGAAGCTACAAGCTGTGACTTGACCAGCCTGATGCAGAACGTAAATGCCACCTATTTCGCAGAGGTGCTAAGCTTTGATGTCACTATCACAGAGGAAAACGAACAACCTCCTTTCACCAAATCTCCTGAGATCCAGCTGTTGAAGGACA CTGAGATTGGACAAGCAAGCTTCAAAATCGTCAAAAATGAAACTGAAATTCAATTGACAATAGAAGATCCACTGACCCACATCAGATTTTCAAATAAAACTCCAAAAACACTCCGGGATATCTATGGACCTGAACTTGAGTACAAAGTGTTTTATTGGAAAGATCGCACAAGTGGCAAG AAAACTAAAATTGTAAAAGGTCAAGTGCTATTAATGGATGTTGACCCAGGATTCAGTTACTGCTTCTCCATTCAACCCTATATCAGATCACTGTATAAgaacggccaagaaagttcattCCAATGCACACATTCTTCAGAAGGTTTTCTTTCAG ATTATGGCCTTGGTGCCTATGCCTTAGTGGGACTCGGAGTACTGCTGATCCTCAGTATATTTATTGGGATAACAGTGTTCTTGTGCCGACGCAAGACTGTTCACAACATTCCTGAAGCCAATCCCTTGACGGTTTAG